ATACTGAGGGAAATTCTACCCTTTGAACAATCTACCTCTAGTATTTTTACTTTTACTATATCTCCAACTTTTACTACTTCCATAGGATGCTTTACGAATTTATTGCTTAGCTTAGATATATGGACTAATCCATCTTGACCAACACCAACATCTACAAAAGCCCCAAAGTCAACTACATTCCTTACAGTTCCTTTTAAAATCATATTTGGTTTTAAGTCTTCTATACCTAATATATCCTTTCTTAGAATAGGCTTTGGCATTTCCTCCCTAGGATCCCTGCCCGGCTTTTCTAGCTCATAAATTATATCTTCTAAAGTCGGAAGCCCTATATCTAATTCTTCAGATACTTCCTTTAAATTAATTTTATTATAGTCATTTATATCCATAATTCTTTCTGCTACTTCATAAGATTCTGGATGT
The nucleotide sequence above comes from Tissierellales bacterium. Encoded proteins:
- a CDS encoding S1 RNA-binding domain-containing protein, with the translated sequence HPESYEVAERIMDINDYNKINLKEVSEELDIGLPTLEDIIYELEKPGRDPREEMPKPILRKDILGIEDLKPNMILKGTVRNVVDFGAFVDVGVGQDGLVHISKLSNKFVKHPMEVVKVGDIVKVKILEVDCSKGRISLSMKI